The following are encoded together in the Ovis aries strain OAR_USU_Benz2616 breed Rambouillet chromosome X, ARS-UI_Ramb_v3.0, whole genome shotgun sequence genome:
- the LOC101112543 gene encoding protein EOLA1-like isoform X2, which yields MKFGCLSFRQPYAGFILNGVKTLETRWRPVLRGHQHCTLAVHIAHRDWEDAAWRELLEQRLGMSPAQIQALLQDGDKFGRGVIAGLVDIGDTLLCPENLDPEEMEELENQALLPDLRQKYLTVLTNPRWLLQPIPGRGGKDIFLVDIPQHLIPLGQEACPSWAFKR from the exons ATGAAGTTCGGCTGTCTGTCCTTTCGACAGCCTTATGCAGGTTTCATCTTAAACGGTGTCAAGACCCTGGAGACGCGGTGGCGGCCTGTGCTACGCGGCCACCAGCACTGTACCCTGGCAGTCCACATTGCTCACCGGGACTGGGAGGATGCAGCCTGGCGGGAGCTGctggagcagaggctggggaTGAGCCCCGCCCAGATCCAGGCCTTGCTGCAGGACGGGGACAAATTCGGCCGCGGAGTGATTGCAG GTCTCGTGGACATTGGGGACACTTTGCTGTGCCCAGAAAACCTAGATCCTGAAGAGATGGAGGAGCTGGAGAATCAAGCCCTGTTGCCCGACCTGCGACAGAAGTACCTGACTGTGCTCACCAATCCCCGCTGGCTGTTGCAGCCCATCCCTGGAAGGGGCGGGAAGGACATCTTCCTGGTGGACATCCCCCAGCACCTGATCCCCCTTGGGCAGGAGGCCTGTCCAAGCTGGGCTTTCAAAAGGTGA
- the LOC101112543 gene encoding uncharacterized protein LOC101112543 isoform X1, with protein sequence MVRTQTGQAQPPWVPQAHRRWDLPRALTIPPGGGFQALGPGAPARGPSRTFRFPSRPQSPPAFLPRMCPGDASRSALQPPAPASWTVTLHEPPLPAPCELPTSGPDLKSSAACTCSPPGGVQPGVHGGRPTDCAGLWILPEWQCEGRNHFLFVVAPVFWAVKTHRQAGGRVFSPLATKQAPLLRVVGKLEPRLAQGFHLHRDNRPVRGGSILMSSLDLDQLCEDLSFVCKVMPRYLGLRLQHLNLRGHNVTPHTLQRL encoded by the exons ATGGTACGGACTCAAACTGGACAAGCCCAGCCTCCGTGGGTTCCCCAGGCCCACA GAAGGTGGGACCTACCTCGTGCGCTGACGATACCTCCGGGCGGGGGTTTCCAGGCTCTGGGACCAGGAGCCCCTGCCAGGGGACCGAGCCGGACCTTCCGGTTCCCTTCACGGCCACAGTCCCCGCCTGCTTTCCTTCCACGTATGTGTCCTGGCGATGCCAGCAGGtctgccctccagcctcctgctcctgcctcctgGACTGTGACCTTACACGagccccctctccccgccccctgtGAGCTCCCCACATCGGGCCCTGACCTGAAGAGCTCAGCTGCTTGTACGTGTTCCCCTCCTGGTGGGGTCCAACCAGGAGTCCATGGAGGGCGGCCGACTGACTGTGCCGGCCTCTGGATCCTTCCAGAGTGGCAGTGTGAGGGGAGGAATCATTTTCTCTTCGTAGTTGCTCCAGTCTTCTGGGCT GTGAAGACGCACAGACAAGCAGGCGGAAGAGTGTTTTCACCTCTGGCCACCAAGCAGGCACCCTTGCTTCGAGTGGTGGGAAAGCTTGAGCCCCGTCTTGCTCAGGGATTCCACCTACACAG GGACAACCGTCCTGTAAGAGGAGGGTCCATCCTAATGAGCTCACTTGACCTCGATCAGCTCTGTGAAGACCTTTCTTTTGTCTGTAAGGTCATGCCAAGGTACTTGGGATTGAGACTCCAGCACCTGAATTTGAGGGGACACAATGTGACACCTCACACCCTACAAAGGCTCTGA
- the LOC114111642 gene encoding paraneoplastic antigen-like protein 5, translating into MVDVAKTLGYSTHSEGVELEGVDQVRQPVLQPLKESLWYRKLKTFSGNTLPGPGEESFETWLEQMTEMMQLWQVSETEKLWHLLESLYGPAQSIMQVLRVRNDSMTVEECLETLKQIFGAKEAHRTLQFKLAQTFQKSGTVKAPDSESSAAQPLVSEKWRHDLPETHPSSGLHDHCPPGQA; encoded by the coding sequence ATGGTAGATGTGGCCAAAACCCTGGGATACAGCACTCATTCTGAGGGTGTAGAGCTGGAGGGCGTGGATCAAGTCAGGCAACCAGTCTTGCAGCCTCTGAAAGAAAGCCTGTGGTACCGAAAACTCAAAACGTtttcaggaaacactctcccAGGCCCAGGTGAAGAGAGCTTTGAAACCTGGCTAGAGCAGATGACTGAGATGATGCAGCTATGGCAGGTGTCTGAGACTGAGAAGCTGTGGCATTTGCTGGAGAGCTTATACGGCCCTGCCCAGTCCATCATGCAGGTGCTCAGGGTCAGAAATGACTCCATGACAGTGGAGGAGTGCCTGGAGACCCTGAAGCAGATCTTTGGGGCTAAAGAGGCCCATAGAACCTTACAGTTTAAGTTAGCCCAGACCTTCCAGAAGTCTGGTACAGTTAAAGCCCCTGATTCAGAAAGCAGTGCAGCACAGCCCCTTGTCAGTGAGAAGTGGAGACACGACTTGCCTGAAACACATCCTAGCTCAGGCCTCCATGACCACTGCCCTCCAGGGCAAGCTTGA